The genomic region CCCCGCCCCGGGCACGGGCGAGGTCAGCACCCTGCTGCTCGTCGCGGGGATCGCCCCGGCGGCGCTCAAGCTCGCGGCCATGGGGCTGATGTGGGACTTTCCGGTGGACGAGATCCGCCACGAAGCGCTGCAGCGGCGCATCGCCGAGCGCCGCGCGGCGGACGCCGCCGCGGGGTAGCCACCGCGCCGGGCGTGCCGGTCAGGCGTCGCCGGTGCCGAGGACCTGCCGGGCCCGCTCGGCGGCGAAATCGAGCATACGGTTGAGCGAGCGCCGCGCCCCGGCTGCCACCCCGGGATCCACGGTGACCTGCGGCTCACCGGCCTCGAGCGCCGCCGCCAGGCTGCGCAGCCCGTTCATGGCCATCCACGGGCAGTGAGCGCAGGAGCGGCAGGTGGCGCTGCGCCCGGCGGTGGGCGCCTCGATGAGCGTCTTGTCCGGGGCAGCCTCGTGCATCTTGTGGAAGATGCCGGCGTCGGTGGCAACGATGAAGGTGTCGGCCTCCATCTCGGCCACGGCACGGATCAGCTGCGAGGTGGAGCCGACCACGTCGGCCTGCTCGACCACCGCCGCCGGCGACTCCGGGTGGACCAGCACCCGGGCCCCGGGGTGCGCCTGGCGCATATCGGCCAGCTCCAGGCCGCGGAACTCCTCGTGGACGATGCAGCTGCCATCCCAGAGCAGCATGTCCGCACCGGTCTGGCGCTGCACGTAGTCCCCCAAGTACTTGTCCGGCGCCCAGAGGATCTTCTCGCCGCGCTCGTGCAGGTGGGCCACCACGTCCACGGCGATGCTCGAGGTCACCACCCAGTCGGCGCGGGCCTTCACCGCCGCGGAGGTGTTGGCGTAGACCACCACCGTGCGATCCGGGTGCTGATCACAGAACGCCGCAAACTCGTCGGCCGGACAGCCGACATCCAGCGAGCAGGTGGCCTCGAGATCCGGCATGATCACCCGCTTGTCCGGGGTGAGGATCTTGGCCGTCTCGCCCATGAAGCGCACGCCGGCGACGGCCAGCATGGAGGCCGGATGTTCGGCGCCGAAGCGGGCCATCTCCAGCGAGTCGGCGACACAGCCGCCGGTCTCGTCGGCCAGCCGCTGCAGCTCGGCGTCGGTGTAGTAGTGGGCGACGAGCACCGCATCGCGCTCGCGCAGGAGCGCGCGGATGCGCTCGCGCAGCGCCTCGCGCTCATCGGCGCTGAGCGTCTCGTCGGCGGTGAACGCCTCGGGACGGAAATAGCGGGTGGACGGCTCGATGACGGAGGGATCCGACATGGGCTCAGGACCTCGATGGGTAACGCAGGGGATTATGGGGTTGGACCGTTGCCAGCGCCGGGAGTTGCGTCGGCTACCGGCTCCCAGCCGTAGCCAGCGGCCTCGAGTTCGCGGGTGAGCGCCTCCAGCGCCTCGGTGGCCCGCGGCGCCGGCCCGCGCACACCGAGCTCGACCTCGAAGCCGCGCTCGCGGCCGCCACCCGGCAGGCAGGAGATGCGCAGATCCGGGTACGCGGCGGTGAAGCGCTCAAGGAGCGGGATCATCGCCCCCTCGCGCGCCCCGGGGACACGCACCGCGCGCTGCAGCGTGCGCCCCGGCGCCTGCAGGTGGGCGTAGTGGGTGTCCAGCACCCACTCCACCATGGGCCAGGCCATGCGCGGGAAGCCGGGGACGAAGTGGTGGTCGCCCCAGGAGAAGCCCGCCACCCGGTTGACCGGGTTGGGGATCATCCAGGCGCCGGCGGGAAACTCCACCATGCGCAGGCGCTGCTCGGTGGTCTCGGCACCGAACTGCTCGCGCATGGCCGCCTCGGCCTCGGGGTGGCGCTCCAACGGCCGTCCCACCGCCTCGGCGCAGCACTGCCGGGTGCGGTCGTCGGGAGTGGCGCCGATGCCGCCGAAGCTGAAGACGATGTCGCCCCCGGCGAAGGTCTCGCCCAGGGTGCGGGTCAGCAACTGCGGGTCGTCACCGATCAGCCGTGCCCAGGCGAGCTCCAGCCCGCGGGCGTCGAGCCGCTCGATCACCGCCTCCATGTGCCGATCACGGCGCCGGCCGGTGAGCAGCTCGTCGCCGATGATCAGGGCCCCGAACCGGGGCGTATGGTCCGCATGCTCGGTCATGGCGTTGTACCGTACCGCCACCGCGTCACCCCGGCAACCGCGTCTTCATAGATGCGCAGCAGCGCCGGCATCAGGAACAGCACGATACCCGTGGCCCCGGCCAGACCGAAGGCGATGGCCGCCGCCATGGGGATGAGGAACTGCGCCTGTACCGACTGCTCGGCGAGCAGCGGCAACAGCCCGCCGATGGTGGTCAGCGAGGTGAGGATCATCGCCCGCAGGCGCTGGCAGGAGGCCTCGGCCAGGGCCTCGACCACCGGTGTGCCGTCATTGCGGATCTGCTTGTAGAACAGCGTCAGGATGATGGCGTTGTTCACGGTGATGCCGGTCAGGCCGAAGAGGCCGAAGAGCGAGAGCAGGGTCAGGTCGAGCCCCATGACCCAGTGGCCGACCAGCGCCCCGACCAGCCCGAAGGGGATCACCGACATCACCAGCAGCGGCCAGCCGTAGGAGGCGAAGACCCACGCCAGGATCAGGTAGATCAGCCCCAGGGCGAAGAACAGCCCGCGCTGCATATCGGCCAGGGTCTCGTCCTGGAAGTCCGCCTGCCCGCCGAACTCGGCGGCCACGCCGTAACGCTCGGTGAGTTCCGGCAGGACATTCTCGCGCAGATCGGCGCGGATCTGCCCGGTGTTGGCCACCCGGTCGTCCACGTCGCCGGTCACACTCACGGCCAGCTCGCCGTTGTGGTGGCGCACCACCTCGAAACCACGGCGCGACTCGATGGTGGCCACGCTCTCCAGCGGTACCAGATCCCCGTCGGGCAGGCGGATCTGCAGATCGGTCACCGCCGAGAGATCGCGGCGCTCGGCCAGCGGCTGGCGCAGGCGCACCTCCACCTCGTCACGGCCCTGGTGGTAGACCTGGGCCAGCTCGCCGGCGAAGGCATCGCGCACCTGCCGGCTGACCGCCTCGGTGGTCAGCCCCAGGGCCCGGCCTTCGGCGGTGAGACGGTACACCCACTGCTCCTGACCGTAGGGCAGGTCGTCGTCGATGCTGCCCAGCCCCGGATAGCGGTGCAGCACCTGGCGCAGCTCGTCGGCGGCCGCCCGCAGGGTGCCCGGATCCCCCTGGGTCAGGCGGACGTCGATGTCCTCGCCGGGCGGGCCGGCGCTGCGCTCTCGGATGACCAGCCGCTCCAGACCGGGACGCTCGGTGATGCGCTCCTCCCAGGCGTTCATCAGATCGGTGTTGCGGACGTCACGATCCTCCGGCGAGATCAGCTCCACGGCGATGCTGCCGTAATGATCGCCACGGTTGGCGTCCTGGGCGTCGCGGGCCTGCATCTCGCCGTAGCGCACGGTGTGGGTGCGCACCAGCCGCTGCTCGGAGAGCGCCTCGTCGGCGGCGTGGAGCTGGCGCTCCATGTCGGCCAGGAAGGCCTCCACCCGCTCCGGCGGCGTGCCCGGCGCGAAGCCGACGTTGGCGTGCAGCACCGTCCCCTCGGGCTCGGGGAAGAAGGTGAACTCGATCCGACCACCAACCACCAGTCCCACCGCCGCCACCAGCAGCGCCACCGCCGACGAGACCGTGGTCCAGCGCCACTCCACCGCCCGGGTGATGCCGCGCCGGTAAGCCCCCTCGCGGAAACCGTGGAAGCCGCTGTCCACCCAGCGCCGGAAGCGGCTCGGCTCGCGCCCGCGCTGATCGCCCTCGAAGGAGCGGCGCAGGTGCCCGGGCAGGACGATGAAGGCCTCGATCAGTGAGGCGATGATCACGCAGATCACCACCAACGGGATGTCGAAGAGGATATTGCCCATCACCCCGCTGATCGCCATCAACGGGATGAACGCCGCCACCGTGGTCAGCGAAGAGGCCATCACCGGGGCGAGCATGTCCCGCGCGCCGCCGGCGGCGGCCTCCCCCGGCGATTCGCCGCGCTGGAAGCGGGCCACGCCGCGCTCTCCGACCACGATGGCGTCGTCGACGATGATCCCCAGGGTCATGATCAGCGCGAAGAGGCTCATCATGTTGATGCTGCCGCCCACGCCCCAGAGCACCACCAGCGCGGTGAGGAAGGCGGCGGGGATGCCCACCGTCACCCAGAACGCCACCCGGGCGGTGAGGAAGGTGAAGAGGATGGCCACCACCAGCAGCAGCCCGGCCAGGCCGTTGCTGACCAGCAGGCCGATGCGTTCGCTGATCAGCTCCCAGAATTCGTCGTAGACGGTGAGCTCGAGCCCCTCGGGCAGGGTCGGCGTGACATCGTCGTACCAGGCCTCGAGGATGGCCGCCGCCCCCAGGGCGTCCTCGCCCTCGGCGCGCTGGACGTAGAGTTCGATGGCGGTGTCCTCGCCCAGGCGGAAGTCCACCTGGCCGTCCCGGGCACGGCGCTCGATCTGCGCCAGGTCGCTGAGCAGCAGCGGCTGGCCATCGCCGTCGGTGATCTGCAGATCGCGGAACTCCTGCACGCCGCGGCGCTGCTCGAGGCTGCGCAGCTGCCGGGCGATATCCGCCTCGCCGGCCTCGCCGCCGGGCAGATCGGTGCTCTCGGCGTCGATGGCAGCCCCCAGGTCGCCGAAGGTCAGCCCGGAGTCGAGCAGCACGTGCTGCTCGACCTCGATGGCCGTCTCCAGATCCGGCATGCCGGTGACCTCGACATTGGCCACCCCGCGGCGCAGCAGGTCGTCCTCGAGCTCACGCGCCCAGGCGCGCATGCTCGATGGCGGGGCATCGCCGCTGAGCACCACGCGGGCCACCGGGTCGAACTGGGTGATGCGCCGGATGGTCGGCTCCTCGGCCTCCTCCGGGAGGTTGCGCACGGCGGCGACGCGGTCCTTGACGTCCTCCACCGTGTCGGCCATGTCGGTGCCCTGGAAGAACTCGAGGCTGATGTTGCTGACGCCGTCCGCCGAGCGCGACTGCATCTCACGCAGCCCCTGGACGTCGCGCACGGCGTCCTCCAGGGGGGTGGTGACCGAGTCGGCGACGTCCTCGGCGGTGGAGCCCGGCCACTGCACCTGCACGGTGACCACGTCGAGCTCGAAGCTGGGGAAGAACTGGGTGTTGAGCTGGCTGACGGCGTAGAAGCCGCTGATGAACATCAGCGCCAGCACCAGGTTGGCCGCTACCGGGTGCTCCGCCAACCAGCGCAGCGCGTCTCGCCGCTGCTCGACCATCGCCTAGCGGCTCTCCGCTTCGACGCGCACGCGCAGCCCATCCGTGGCCTGCGGGATCTGGGTGGTAACGATCTGCGTGCCGGCATCGATCTCCGGGGCGCGAACCAGCGCCCCCCGGCCCCCGTCGGGGCGCCGCGCCTCGCCCAGGCGCTGCACCTCGATGCCGCGTAGGCGCTTGGCCTCCTCGTCCTCCTCGATGACGTAGAGCCGCTCGGTGCCGTAGAGCGCCTCGTAGGGCACCACCAGCGTGCCCGGCTCCGGGGGCAGCTCCAGCATCACCTCGGCAAAGCGATCCAGGGCGACCTCGTCGTGGCGCTCCTCGACGGCGAAGATCGCCTCGACCCCGCCGCGCTCCCGGGGGGTGTGCCCGGCCAGCCGGTCCAGCTCCAGGGCGAGCCCGCGGCCGTCCACCAGGGCCTCACCGTACACCCCGGTGTCAGCGGCGCGGGCCCGATAGAGGGCCCCGATGCGCGTGGTGGGGATCTGCACCCGGACCTCCAGCTCGCCGGTGTCGTAGAGGCCGACGAGTTCGCTGCCCGGGCTCACTCGATCGCCCCGGCCCACGGCCACCGCCCTGACCCGGCCGTCGAAGGGGGCACGCACCTCGGTGCGGCGCACGTCGCGCCGGGCCTGGTCGCGGGCCGCCTCCGCACTGTCGCGCCGCGCCTCGGCCACGGCCAAGCGCTCCTCGGCGTCGTCCACCGCCTGTTGCGCCCGGATCACCGCCTGGCGCTGCCGCTCCCGGGCCTCCTCGGCGTCGTCGAGTTCCGAGGGCGAGGCGGCGTTGTCGGCCACGAGCTCCTCGAGCCGCGCCACCCGCCGCTCATCGATGGCCAGCAGCGCCTTCTCGGCCTCGAGATCCTCGCGGTCCGCCGCAACCGCGCGGCGCTCCTGGCGCAGTGCGGCCTCCTGCTCGTCGAGATCGGCCTGACGCTGGCGCAGGGTGTCACGCAGTTCACCGTCGTCCAGGCGCACCAGCAGCTCGCCGGCCTCCACCACGCGGCCGTCGCGCGCCCGGACCTCGGCGACGTCGGCCTCCACCGCGGACTTGACGGTGACATCCGAGGGCGACTCGATATAGCCGAACAGGCGCAGCAGCGGCTGGTGGACGCCGGGCTCGGCGCGCTCGGTGGCGACCACCCACGAGGGTTCGGTGGGCTCCTCGGCAGGCGGATCGGGGCGGGTCCAGACCAGCGCCGCCAGCACCAGCACGGCCGCCAGCAGCACCACCACGGGCGCAGCGACCCCCCAACCCTTGCGCAGCAACGAACGTAACGGCACGCAGCCCTTCCTTTTCGTCTCGAATGTCGTGGAGCGACCCCGGCCGCCCGGTCAGACCTGATTGAGCAGCGCCAGTTCCGGCGGGCTCCAGTAGAGATAGAACTGCCGCTCCACGTAGGGATCCGGCCAGTGGCGGAAGTGGTGGCGCAGCAGCGTCACCGGCACGATCAGCGGCACCATGCCGGTGCGGTACTGCTCGATGACGTCCACGACCTCCTGCTTGTCCGCCGGATCCAGCTCCCGCTTGAGGTAGCCGAGCAGGTGATAGAGCACGTTGGCGTGCCGCCCCCGGGTGGCCGGCCGGGCCAGCGCCGCCATGAACGCCTCGATGTAGGCCTCGGCCACGGCCTCCAGCGGCCGCTCGCCCAGCGTCGAGACCAACCGCCCGAGCGCGCGCATGCGCTGGTCGTCGTGGGCCATGAGCAACAGCTTGTGCTCGGCGTGGAAGTCCACCAGGGCCTTGCGCGTCAGACCCGCCTCGACCAGGCGCTGCCAACGGTAGTAGCAGAAGACCCGACAGACAAAGCCCTCGCGCAGGGCCGGATCATTGAGCCGGCCCTCCTCCTCGACCGGCAGCAGCGGATTCGTCTCCATCAGTGTCCGCGCGTAGGCGCCACGGCTTGAGAACCCGGCCGGATGGCCGTCGGGCTTATACACCTTGACCCGCTCCATGCCGCAACTCGGCGACTTGGACTTGAGGATATAGCCGCTGAGCCAGTGCAGCTCACGCCCCTTCTCGCGGCCGTAGGCCTCCATGGCCTCGGTGACGTCGGTCTGCCGGTCACGCACACCACTCACCCGCACCCGCTCGTCCTCGGCCTGCTCCAGGCGGATGGGCGGCCGCGGGGTGGGCAGCCCGATGGCCACCTCGGGGCAGACGGGCACGTAGCGGAAGTAGCGCGAGAGCGCCTCGGTCACGAAGGGATTGCGCTTGTGGCCGCCGTCGTAGCGCACCTCCTCGCCGAGCAGGCAGCTGCTCACGCCGACCGGTATGCGTGGCTCTGGCTCTTGGGCACCATCCTCCCGGTTCTGCTCACTCTCCCGACTCATGATCTCCCTGGGTTTGTACATCTTTTGTACAGCATTCTAAACGTCCTGTGCCGGCCCCGCACCCACACTGCGCTCGATGGCACGGCGCAGCGCCTCCATGTCCGGGACCATGAGGCAGTCGGGCACGCCGTCCGGCGGCTCCGGCGGGCCGTGACGGCACATCAGCGCCGCCTGCATACCCGCGGCCAGGGCGCCGGCGGCGTCGGTGTGCGGATCATCACCGACGTGCAGGACCTCCCCCGGCGGTACCCCGGCACGCTCACAGGCCAGGGCGAAGATCGCCGGCTCCGGCTTGGGGATGTCAATATCCACGCCGCGCACCACGAAGTCGACGCAGGGCCCCAGCGCCGTACGGTAGACATCGGCGTTGCCGTTGGTGATCACGCCGATCCGAAAGCGCGCCGAGAGCTCGCGCAGCGCCGGCAACACCTCGGGGAACGGGGCCACCCGGGCCTGCCGCGCCTCGAGAAAGACGGCAAAGGTCTGCTCCACAAAGCGCTCCGCGGCCGTCCCATCGATCCCGCAGCAGCGGGCGATCTCGGCCATGGTGGCACGGCGCAGGGTGGTCGCGTTACGCGTCAGCTCAGGCCGCGCGGCGGCGAGTTCGCGGCGGAGCTGGCGCATGCGATCGGGATCGAAGCGCTCGGCCACCACCGGGTAGGCTTCGCGCAGGTAGTCGTGCAGGGTCTGCTCGGCCGCCGCGAGCACGTCCTCGACGGACCACAGGGTGTCGTCGAGATCGAAGGTCAGCGCCCGCAGCGGTGCCCGGATCATGAGCCGGCCGCCTCTTCGCCGCCGCCCGCCCGGCGCCACAGCGCCGGGCCACCGCAGGTCGCCTCGATCCGCTGGAGCAACTGCTCGTGGGCCTCGCGCTCCAGCTCGCCCGATTCCGGGACGCGCAGTCGCGGCCGCTCCGGGGACAGCCGCTGGATCGGCTCGGCGCCGCCCGGCTCCAGGCCCTCGCCGTCCAGGGAGAGCTTGCCCTGGCCACCGGTCATGGCCAGGTAGACCTCGGCGAGCAGCTCGGAGTCGAGCAGCGCGCCGTGGAGTTCGCGCCGCGAGCCGTCCACGCCGTAGCGCTTGCACAGCGCGTCGAGGCTGCAGCGCTGCCCCGGATGCATGCGCCGCGCCAGCTGCAGCGAATCGGTGACGGTGCAGTAGTCCTCGAGTTGCCCCCACGCCGGCCCCAGACGGGCCAACTCGGCGTCGATGAAGCCGACGTCGAAGGGGGCGTTGTGGATGATCAGCTCGGCATCCCGGACATAGTCGACGAAGCGCCGGGCGATGTCGGCGAAACGCGGCTTGTCCGCCAGGAAGCGGTTCGACAGGCCGTGAACGTTCTCCGCGCCCTCGTCCACCGCCCGATCGGGATTGAGGTACTCGTGGAAGTTGTTGCCGGTCAGCCGCCGGCGCTCGAGTTCCACGCAGCCGATCTCGATGATGCGGTGCCCCTCGGCGGGGTCCATGCCAGTGGTCTCGGTGTCGAGCAGGATCTGCCGCATGGCTCGGGTCCCGGGTACTTTGCAACGATTCCAAATAGTCTGCGGTGCGCCCTATCCCGGGTCAACGCAGGTTGTGCGAAAGGGCACACGATAACGCCCGCCCGTCGGATTTGCGACACGCGCGCGCCGCTCGCCGCCCGGTCACCGCCCGGCACAGGGCGGCGGCGACCGCGGACCGGGCGTGGCACGCGCCTTGCTGCACTGCGGGCAAGCCACCCACGACCGGAGCTGCCCGCCCATGCGCAACCAGGAGATCGCCGCTCTGCTCGACGAGCCGGGCTGCGCCCACAACCAGGGGTCGAAGTCCGGCTGCGCACGTCCCACCCCCGGGGCCGCCGCCGGCGGCTGCGCCTTCGACGGCGCCCAGATCACCCTGCTGCCGGTGGCCGACGCCGCCCACATCGTCCACGGCCCCATCGGCTGCGCCGGCAGTTCCTGGGATAACCGCGGCACCCGCTCCACCGGGCCCACCCTGTGGCGCATCGGCATGACCACCGACCTCAGCGAGCAGGACGTGATCATGGGCCGGGGCGAGGCGCGGCTGTTCCACGCCATCAAGCAGGCCGTGGACGAACACGCCCCGGCGGCGGTGTTCGTCTACAACACCTGCGTACCGGCACTCACCGGCGACGACCTCGAGGCGGTGTGCGGCAGCGCCG from Halorhodospira halophila harbors:
- the dnaQ gene encoding DNA polymerase III subunit epsilon yields the protein MRQILLDTETTGMDPAEGHRIIEIGCVELERRRLTGNNFHEYLNPDRAVDEGAENVHGLSNRFLADKPRFADIARRFVDYVRDAELIIHNAPFDVGFIDAELARLGPAWGQLEDYCTVTDSLQLARRMHPGQRCSLDALCKRYGVDGSRRELHGALLDSELLAEVYLAMTGGQGKLSLDGEGLEPGGAEPIQRLSPERPRLRVPESGELEREAHEQLLQRIEATCGGPALWRRAGGGEEAAGS
- a CDS encoding efflux RND transporter permease subunit, whose translation is MVEQRRDALRWLAEHPVAANLVLALMFISGFYAVSQLNTQFFPSFELDVVTVQVQWPGSTAEDVADSVTTPLEDAVRDVQGLREMQSRSADGVSNISLEFFQGTDMADTVEDVKDRVAAVRNLPEEAEEPTIRRITQFDPVARVVLSGDAPPSSMRAWARELEDDLLRRGVANVEVTGMPDLETAIEVEQHVLLDSGLTFGDLGAAIDAESTDLPGGEAGEADIARQLRSLEQRRGVQEFRDLQITDGDGQPLLLSDLAQIERRARDGQVDFRLGEDTAIELYVQRAEGEDALGAAAILEAWYDDVTPTLPEGLELTVYDEFWELISERIGLLVSNGLAGLLLVVAILFTFLTARVAFWVTVGIPAAFLTALVVLWGVGGSINMMSLFALIMTLGIIVDDAIVVGERGVARFQRGESPGEAAAGGARDMLAPVMASSLTTVAAFIPLMAISGVMGNILFDIPLVVICVIIASLIEAFIVLPGHLRRSFEGDQRGREPSRFRRWVDSGFHGFREGAYRRGITRAVEWRWTTVSSAVALLVAAVGLVVGGRIEFTFFPEPEGTVLHANVGFAPGTPPERVEAFLADMERQLHAADEALSEQRLVRTHTVRYGEMQARDAQDANRGDHYGSIAVELISPEDRDVRNTDLMNAWEERITERPGLERLVIRERSAGPPGEDIDVRLTQGDPGTLRAAADELRQVLHRYPGLGSIDDDLPYGQEQWVYRLTAEGRALGLTTEAVSRQVRDAFAGELAQVYHQGRDEVEVRLRQPLAERRDLSAVTDLQIRLPDGDLVPLESVATIESRRGFEVVRHHNGELAVSVTGDVDDRVANTGQIRADLRENVLPELTERYGVAAEFGGQADFQDETLADMQRGLFFALGLIYLILAWVFASYGWPLLVMSVIPFGLVGALVGHWVMGLDLTLLSLFGLFGLTGITVNNAIILTLFYKQIRNDGTPVVEALAEASCQRLRAMILTSLTTIGGLLPLLAEQSVQAQFLIPMAAAIAFGLAGATGIVLFLMPALLRIYEDAVAGVTRWRYGTTP
- a CDS encoding HAD family hydrolase; translated protein: MIRAPLRALTFDLDDTLWSVEDVLAAAEQTLHDYLREAYPVVAERFDPDRMRQLRRELAAARPELTRNATTLRRATMAEIARCCGIDGTAAERFVEQTFAVFLEARQARVAPFPEVLPALRELSARFRIGVITNGNADVYRTALGPCVDFVVRGVDIDIPKPEPAIFALACERAGVPPGEVLHVGDDPHTDAAGALAAGMQAALMCRHGPPEPPDGVPDCLMVPDMEALRRAIERSVGAGPAQDV
- a CDS encoding biotin/lipoyl-binding protein produces the protein MPLRSLLRKGWGVAAPVVVLLAAVLVLAALVWTRPDPPAEEPTEPSWVVATERAEPGVHQPLLRLFGYIESPSDVTVKSAVEADVAEVRARDGRVVEAGELLVRLDDGELRDTLRQRQADLDEQEAALRQERRAVAADREDLEAEKALLAIDERRVARLEELVADNAASPSELDDAEEARERQRQAVIRAQQAVDDAEERLAVAEARRDSAEAARDQARRDVRRTEVRAPFDGRVRAVAVGRGDRVSPGSELVGLYDTGELEVRVQIPTTRIGALYRARAADTGVYGEALVDGRGLALELDRLAGHTPRERGGVEAIFAVEERHDEVALDRFAEVMLELPPEPGTLVVPYEALYGTERLYVIEEDEEAKRLRGIEVQRLGEARRPDGGRGALVRAPEIDAGTQIVTTQIPQATDGLRVRVEAESR
- a CDS encoding competence/damage-inducible protein A, whose amino-acid sequence is MTEHADHTPRFGALIIGDELLTGRRRDRHMEAVIERLDARGLELAWARLIGDDPQLLTRTLGETFAGGDIVFSFGGIGATPDDRTRQCCAEAVGRPLERHPEAEAAMREQFGAETTEQRLRMVEFPAGAWMIPNPVNRVAGFSWGDHHFVPGFPRMAWPMVEWVLDTHYAHLQAPGRTLQRAVRVPGAREGAMIPLLERFTAAYPDLRISCLPGGGRERGFEVELGVRGPAPRATEALEALTRELEAAGYGWEPVADATPGAGNGPTP
- a CDS encoding YbgA family protein; translated protein: MYKPREIMSRESEQNREDGAQEPEPRIPVGVSSCLLGEEVRYDGGHKRNPFVTEALSRYFRYVPVCPEVAIGLPTPRPPIRLEQAEDERVRVSGVRDRQTDVTEAMEAYGREKGRELHWLSGYILKSKSPSCGMERVKVYKPDGHPAGFSSRGAYARTLMETNPLLPVEEEGRLNDPALREGFVCRVFCYYRWQRLVEAGLTRKALVDFHAEHKLLLMAHDDQRMRALGRLVSTLGERPLEAVAEAYIEAFMAALARPATRGRHANVLYHLLGYLKRELDPADKQEVVDVIEQYRTGMVPLIVPVTLLRHHFRHWPDPYVERQFYLYWSPPELALLNQV
- the nadA gene encoding quinolinate synthase NadA gives rise to the protein MSDPSVIEPSTRYFRPEAFTADETLSADEREALRERIRALLRERDAVLVAHYYTDAELQRLADETGGCVADSLEMARFGAEHPASMLAVAGVRFMGETAKILTPDKRVIMPDLEATCSLDVGCPADEFAAFCDQHPDRTVVVYANTSAAVKARADWVVTSSIAVDVVAHLHERGEKILWAPDKYLGDYVQRQTGADMLLWDGSCIVHEEFRGLELADMRQAHPGARVLVHPESPAAVVEQADVVGSTSQLIRAVAEMEADTFIVATDAGIFHKMHEAAPDKTLIEAPTAGRSATCRSCAHCPWMAMNGLRSLAAALEAGEPQVTVDPGVAAGARRSLNRMLDFAAERARQVLGTGDA